The Virgibacillus sp. MSP4-1 genome has a segment encoding these proteins:
- a CDS encoding DUF421 domain-containing protein — MESIGIVVLRTIGMYFVIFIILRSMGKRELGEISIFDLVIFVMLAEMAVISIEDLDKGFFSSILPMIILLIIQRISARISLKSQKIRQLLDGKPSIIIQDGKIDEKEMNYQRYNMDDLLINLHEKGIQLVQDVELAILEPNGKLSVFEKKDHPVKIYSPLISDGVIQHHVLEQMGKDEKWLREKLKKSGYHEIDRISYCSLNKDGTLHIDESNLNK, encoded by the coding sequence GTGGAATCGATAGGAATTGTTGTGCTCAGAACCATAGGGATGTACTTTGTGATTTTTATTATTTTACGTTCCATGGGCAAAAGAGAACTAGGCGAGATTAGCATTTTTGATTTAGTCATTTTCGTTATGCTCGCTGAAATGGCCGTTATTTCGATAGAGGATTTAGACAAAGGATTTTTTTCGAGTATTTTACCAATGATTATTCTGCTCATTATACAAAGGATTTCTGCCAGGATTTCATTAAAGAGTCAGAAAATAAGACAACTCCTTGACGGAAAACCATCCATTATTATTCAAGATGGGAAAATTGATGAAAAGGAAATGAATTACCAGCGTTACAATATGGATGATTTACTCATCAATCTTCATGAAAAGGGGATTCAGCTTGTTCAGGATGTGGAACTTGCCATTCTGGAGCCAAACGGCAAGCTATCGGTTTTTGAGAAAAAAGATCATCCTGTAAAAATTTATTCACCCTTAATTTCGGATGGGGTCATCCAGCACCATGTACTGGAACAGATGGGGAAGGATGAGAAATGGTTAAGGGAGAAATTGAAGAAATCAGGTTATCATGAGATTGATCGCATATCCTACTGTTCGTTGAATAAAGATGGGACGCTTCACATTGATGAATCAAACCTTAATAAGTAG
- a CDS encoding ArsB/NhaD family transporter — MDAIFSIAIFLISYLFIILEKVNRALVALTGGILMLCAGLFTWDDAFTSYIDWHTISLLFSMMVLVSITQKTGFFEYIALLLAQRVEGEPVKLLMVVAVLTALGSALLDNVTTVLLFVPVILNLTSILAQPAFPYLVTIIFSSNIGGTATLIGDPPNIMIGQAVEHLTFVSFLTNLAPIVILIFIGTLFLMVMLFRKSLRSNPENIRKVQQLNPEEYLVKSPLLYKSLSVMSLTVVGFLLHPVLHVDLTTIAVSGAILLLLLTDQDLNAEVVFKEVEWLTLFFFMGLFILVGGLQATGVIDEISKGIIDITEGDLPTTALLILWIAGLFSGVVDNIPFVAATIPVIEEFKDFGMLNLDPLWWALALGACLGGNGSLVGASANVVVAGIAASYGKGISFLRFMKYGVPIVLFSLVIATIYLFLRYLLPYLHGSIV; from the coding sequence ATGGATGCTATATTTTCAATTGCGATATTTTTGATCAGCTATCTTTTTATCATTTTAGAAAAGGTTAACCGTGCATTGGTTGCCTTAACAGGCGGTATATTAATGTTGTGTGCAGGTCTGTTCACGTGGGATGATGCCTTTACGTCCTACATAGACTGGCACACGATTTCGCTGCTATTTTCCATGATGGTCCTTGTCTCCATCACGCAAAAGACAGGTTTTTTTGAATATATTGCTTTATTGCTGGCACAGAGGGTGGAGGGGGAGCCTGTGAAGCTGCTCATGGTGGTAGCGGTTCTTACAGCTTTGGGTTCCGCTTTACTGGATAATGTGACAACGGTATTATTATTTGTTCCTGTTATTCTGAATCTGACTTCTATATTGGCACAGCCTGCCTTTCCTTATCTGGTTACGATTATTTTCAGCTCAAATATTGGGGGGACGGCCACATTAATCGGGGATCCGCCAAACATTATGATTGGTCAAGCTGTTGAACATTTAACGTTTGTATCTTTCTTAACCAACCTTGCACCGATTGTGATCCTTATTTTTATAGGTACCCTATTTTTAATGGTGATGCTGTTTCGAAAATCATTACGGTCAAATCCTGAAAACATCAGGAAGGTTCAACAGCTAAATCCGGAAGAATATTTAGTGAAATCCCCCCTCTTATACAAATCATTATCTGTGATGTCCTTAACAGTGGTGGGCTTTTTGCTCCATCCTGTTTTACATGTGGATTTAACGACGATTGCTGTAAGTGGAGCTATATTATTACTCCTGCTTACTGATCAGGATTTAAATGCAGAAGTGGTTTTTAAGGAAGTGGAATGGCTGACCTTATTTTTCTTTATGGGACTGTTTATATTGGTTGGAGGATTGCAGGCAACAGGGGTCATTGATGAAATATCGAAAGGCATTATCGATATTACAGAAGGAGACTTGCCGACAACCGCCTTACTGATTTTATGGATTGCCGGTTTATTTTCAGGGGTAGTTGATAATATTCCTTTTGTAGCAGCTACCATCCCTGTAATAGAAGAGTTCAAAGATTTTGGGATGCTAAATTTGGATCCATTATGGTGGGCCTTAGCGTTAGGTGCATGCCTGGGTGGAAATGGGTCATTGGTCGGTGCATCAGCCAATGTTGTTGTTGCAGGAATCGCAGCCAGCTATGGGAAAGGAATCTCATTTCTGCGTTTTATGAAGTATGGAGTCCCGATTGTCCTGTTTTCCCTGGTTATTGCAACCATTTATTTATTCTTACGCTATCTTCTCCCTTATTTACATGGATCTATTGTATAA
- a CDS encoding TIGR04086 family membrane protein, with protein sequence MVMRRFTALLYGWITIFLLMLVSSFILALIIRFSEMGESTLHWLTFGLGIVYVFAGGIFAGIKGKEKGWMLGALTGLGYSLFIFLYQFLAYNQLFDGQQWLYHGLFLTAAILGGITGVNFQGNQE encoded by the coding sequence ATGGTAATGAGAAGATTTACGGCCTTACTGTATGGGTGGATTACCATTTTCCTGTTGATGCTGGTAAGCAGCTTTATTCTCGCGTTAATCATCCGCTTTTCGGAAATGGGAGAATCAACCCTGCATTGGCTGACATTCGGTTTAGGTATTGTATATGTTTTTGCAGGTGGAATTTTTGCTGGTATTAAGGGAAAAGAAAAAGGCTGGATGTTAGGAGCACTAACCGGATTAGGCTATAGTCTATTTATCTTTCTTTATCAATTCTTAGCCTACAATCAACTGTTTGATGGACAGCAATGGCTTTATCACGGCCTCTTTTTAACCGCCGCCATCTTAGGAGGCATTACAGGAGTCAACTTTCAGGGAAATCAGGAATAG
- the yajC gene encoding preprotein translocase subunit YajC produces the protein MEPLIMLVLFFVIFYFLLIRPQQKRQKKVQEMQNNLQKEDKIVTIGGMHGTIHALDEGTIVVRVDDGTKLTYDRSAVREVVSSEENNE, from the coding sequence ATGGAACCATTAATTATGCTTGTATTGTTCTTCGTTATCTTTTATTTCCTTTTAATTCGTCCGCAGCAGAAACGACAAAAGAAAGTACAGGAAATGCAAAATAACTTACAAAAAGAAGATAAGATTGTTACCATAGGTGGAATGCATGGAACGATCCATGCATTGGATGAAGGTACTATTGTTGTACGAGTGGATGATGGTACAAAGCTTACATATGATCGTTCAGCAGTTCGTGAAGTAGTAAGCAGTGAAGAAAATAACGAATAA